One window of uncultured Methanoregula sp. genomic DNA carries:
- the acsC gene encoding acetyl-CoA decarbonylase/synthase complex subunit gamma: protein MAEPKRKKSIREISPIDVYKSLPKTNCGECGEANCMAFATRLVNGELVLADCPPVQTEGHRRSYDELAILLAPPVRAVQIGTGENRMTIGGKYVLQRHEFTYHNPTPIALDVHDLMPEDELLERVRHIESFSYNYIGRKLVLNAIAIRSCSNDPRQFGSVVRKIAESSHYPLILCALDPEVMEAGLSEVRDRRPLIYAATESNWKEMAELSLEHDAPLAVFAPGDLGLLRSLVKTLREYGVVDLVLDPGTFAEEGLSDTLNNFTAIRAGACRNFDELFGYPLLGVPLTVWTGEEISEDVLKWREAITASMLMSRYADLLIMHSMDGWVLLPQLIWRFNLYTDPRKPVSVESGVKTFGRPGPDSPVLITTNYALTYFTVESDIKAANLDCYLIVVDTGGLSVESAVAGRYFTADSIAHALKAFSVSSLVSHTVLIIPGLAARLSGETEEATGWRILVGPKDSSGIPQFLREHWPPEPV, encoded by the coding sequence ATGGCGGAACCGAAGCGGAAGAAAAGCATCCGGGAGATCAGCCCCATCGATGTGTACAAGTCCCTCCCGAAGACGAACTGCGGCGAGTGCGGGGAAGCCAACTGCATGGCTTTTGCCACGCGCCTTGTCAACGGGGAACTGGTGCTGGCCGATTGTCCCCCGGTACAGACCGAAGGCCACCGCCGCTCCTATGATGAACTTGCCATTCTTCTTGCCCCACCGGTCCGGGCGGTGCAGATTGGTACCGGGGAAAACCGCATGACCATTGGCGGGAAGTATGTTCTCCAGCGCCACGAGTTCACCTACCACAACCCGACGCCGATAGCGCTCGATGTCCATGATCTCATGCCGGAAGACGAGCTGCTCGAGCGTGTCCGCCACATTGAAAGTTTCTCCTATAATTATATCGGGAGAAAACTGGTGCTGAACGCAATTGCCATCCGCTCCTGTTCAAACGATCCCCGGCAGTTCGGTTCAGTTGTCCGGAAAATCGCCGAATCAAGCCATTATCCTCTTATCCTATGCGCCCTTGATCCGGAAGTCATGGAAGCCGGTCTTTCGGAAGTCCGCGATCGGCGCCCCCTGATTTATGCCGCAACCGAAAGCAACTGGAAAGAGATGGCGGAGTTATCCCTTGAGCATGATGCTCCTCTCGCGGTCTTTGCACCGGGCGATCTCGGCCTGCTCCGCTCACTTGTAAAAACCCTGCGGGAATATGGTGTAGTTGATCTGGTCCTCGACCCCGGGACATTTGCGGAAGAGGGGCTCTCGGATACCCTGAATAATTTCACGGCAATCCGCGCCGGGGCCTGCAGGAATTTCGACGAGCTGTTCGGCTACCCGCTGCTGGGCGTCCCGCTCACGGTCTGGACCGGGGAAGAGATATCCGAAGATGTCCTCAAGTGGCGGGAAGCCATCACTGCCTCCATGCTCATGTCCCGGTATGCCGACCTGCTCATCATGCACAGCATGGATGGCTGGGTACTCCTGCCGCAGCTGATCTGGCGGTTCAACCTGTACACGGACCCCCGGAAACCCGTATCGGTCGAGTCCGGTGTAAAGACATTTGGCAGGCCGGGTCCGGACTCCCCGGTTCTTATCACCACCAATTATGCGCTCACGTACTTCACGGTCGAGTCCGACATCAAGGCTGCCAATCTCGACTGCTACCTTATCGTTGTCGATACCGGGGGCCTCAGCGTTGAAAGTGCCGTTGCCGGCCGCTACTTCACGGCCGATTCCATAGCACATGCCCTGAAAGCCTTCAGTGTCTCTTCCCTTGTCAGCCACACGGTCCTTATCATCCCGGGACTTGCGGCCCGGCTGAGCGGTGAGACCGAGGAAGCAACCGGCTGGCGTATCCTTGTTGGCCCGAAGGATTCATCCGGTATCCCCCAGTTCCTCCGGGAGCACTGGCCCCCGGAACCGGTCTGA
- a CDS encoding ASKHA domain-containing protein — protein MADSVTVVFHPLNRIVSIPAGATVLEAIRLAAIQFESICGGKGECNKCKIIYLKGPSDRGTPDSLKGLTRDEIERNYCRACQTHVLGNCEFIIPVESRIDAPKILLNHTDPDKDLQPAISKHLLVSEHSLAPSSGHRSLKLDGYTGTRPHMTRHQHHLLTFAKDPVTVTISRTNRYPEVLCIEEGDTTREIYGIALDLGTTTVVGILVDLTTGKICAQASAMNRQITFGEELLTRIACAKKSEGKKKLQNAAVESINEVIGKLAAASRVTPLSIYDVCIAGNTVMHHLFLGQDPAPLEIANTEISRKPVIVRAGSLGLNVNPESWVYCLPNVSRFVGGDAVGDVVASGMYRSDDLSLLIDLGTNGEVVLGNAEWLSSVSCASGPAFEGAGISSGMRAMRGAIDHVAIDPETFIVTWTTIDQEMPRGICGSGIIDAAAAMVTAGILDFTGKFVEGKPGVREGPDGLQFVLAGKEKTATGRDITITRQDMAYLIDSKAAACGSIGVLLKKYRISVGDIRHVYLAGAFGAYADQEKIIRFGIIPDFPSAQYHTLGNGSLSGAHALLVSMKKRLDAETVAKKMVYVDLLIDADFIEEYSAAVYIPGKKEYFPR, from the coding sequence ATGGCGGATAGCGTCACGGTAGTATTCCACCCTTTGAACCGGATTGTCAGCATCCCTGCCGGTGCAACCGTACTCGAAGCAATCCGGCTTGCCGCAATCCAGTTCGAGAGCATCTGCGGGGGAAAAGGGGAATGCAACAAGTGCAAGATCATCTATCTCAAAGGCCCTTCGGACCGGGGAACCCCTGATAGTCTCAAAGGTCTCACCCGGGATGAGATTGAACGAAACTACTGCCGTGCCTGCCAGACGCATGTCCTGGGCAACTGCGAATTCATTATCCCGGTCGAGAGCAGGATCGATGCCCCGAAAATTCTCCTGAACCACACCGATCCCGATAAGGATCTCCAGCCTGCCATCTCCAAGCACCTGCTGGTGAGTGAACATTCCCTTGCCCCGTCATCCGGTCACCGCTCGCTGAAGCTGGACGGGTACACCGGTACCCGTCCCCACATGACCCGGCACCAGCATCACCTGCTCACGTTCGCAAAGGATCCTGTCACGGTCACCATCTCCCGCACGAACCGGTACCCGGAAGTGCTCTGTATTGAAGAAGGCGATACGACCCGGGAGATCTATGGCATAGCGCTTGACCTCGGGACCACGACCGTTGTCGGGATCCTCGTGGATCTCACCACCGGGAAGATCTGTGCCCAGGCCTCTGCCATGAACCGCCAGATCACCTTTGGCGAAGAGCTCCTCACCCGGATTGCGTGCGCAAAAAAAAGCGAGGGAAAAAAGAAGCTCCAGAATGCCGCTGTCGAGAGCATCAACGAAGTTATCGGGAAACTTGCCGCTGCATCCCGTGTCACGCCGCTCTCCATCTATGATGTCTGTATTGCCGGCAACACGGTCATGCACCATCTCTTTCTCGGGCAGGATCCGGCGCCCCTTGAGATCGCCAACACGGAGATCTCAAGGAAGCCGGTGATTGTCAGGGCAGGTTCCCTCGGCCTCAACGTCAATCCGGAGTCCTGGGTGTACTGCCTCCCCAACGTGAGCCGGTTTGTTGGCGGCGATGCGGTAGGCGATGTCGTGGCATCGGGAATGTACCGGTCGGACGACCTCTCTCTCCTCATCGATCTCGGCACGAACGGCGAAGTGGTCCTGGGGAATGCCGAATGGCTCTCCTCTGTCTCGTGCGCCTCGGGCCCCGCGTTCGAAGGAGCAGGCATCTCTTCCGGCATGCGGGCTATGCGGGGAGCAATCGATCATGTTGCAATCGATCCTGAAACGTTCATCGTCACCTGGACAACCATCGATCAGGAAATGCCCCGGGGGATATGCGGTTCCGGGATAATTGACGCAGCAGCAGCAATGGTGACTGCCGGGATCCTGGATTTTACGGGAAAGTTTGTTGAAGGCAAACCCGGTGTGCGGGAGGGACCGGATGGTCTCCAGTTTGTCCTGGCCGGCAAAGAAAAAACTGCCACCGGCCGGGATATTACCATAACCCGTCAGGACATGGCATACCTGATCGATTCCAAGGCCGCAGCCTGCGGTTCCATTGGGGTGCTTTTGAAGAAATACCGGATCTCCGTGGGGGACATCCGGCATGTGTACCTGGCCGGGGCCTTCGGGGCCTATGCCGACCAGGAAAAGATCATCCGGTTCGGGATCATCCCGGATTTTCCTTCTGCACAATACCATACCCTTGGGAATGGTTCGCTCTCGGGAGCTCACGCCCTTCTCGTTTCAATGAAAAAGCGATTGGATGCCGAAACCGTGGCAAAAAAGATGGTCTATGTCGATCTTCTCATTGATGCCGATTTTATCGAAGAATATTCGGCAGCGGTGTACATTCCCGGAAAGAAGGAATATTTCCCCCGGTAA
- a CDS encoding class I SAM-dependent methyltransferase, with translation MMQHGDRDTWDKDYSARGHVWGGSVHALPSLPASARVLELGCGNGKTLAGMLQRGWDVVATDFSLPAAVLSRNAVPGTASCEVVLSDVRFSPFRSGSFDAVFVYHVLGHLTAADRIMCAREIGRVLRSRGRIFFCAFSEKDFRFGKGTLTEPGTFVRGNGIRTHYFTTDEVLDLFAPYDQESVDTRSWPLRVRGKDYIRSEIQAVFVKREI, from the coding sequence ATGATGCAACACGGGGACCGGGATACCTGGGATAAGGATTATTCGGCACGGGGTCACGTGTGGGGTGGTTCCGTCCACGCTCTCCCCTCTTTGCCGGCTTCCGCCAGGGTGCTTGAACTGGGATGCGGGAACGGGAAAACCCTTGCGGGGATGCTCCAGCGCGGGTGGGATGTAGTAGCAACCGATTTCTCTCTTCCCGCCGCAGTCCTGTCCCGGAACGCAGTCCCCGGTACTGCCTCCTGCGAAGTTGTCCTTTCCGATGTAAGATTCTCACCGTTCCGGTCCGGCTCTTTCGATGCTGTATTCGTGTACCATGTTCTCGGGCACCTGACCGCGGCGGACCGTATTATGTGCGCCCGCGAGATCGGACGGGTTCTCCGGTCCCGGGGCCGGATTTTTTTCTGTGCATTTTCTGAAAAGGATTTCCGGTTCGGGAAGGGGACGTTGACTGAACCGGGAACGTTTGTCCGGGGAAACGGCATCCGGACCCATTATTTTACAACCGATGAAGTGCTGGACCTGTTTGCTCCGTATGATCAGGAATCTGTCGATACCCGGAGCTGGCCCCTGCGTGTCCGGGGCAAAGATTATATCCGGTCCGAGATCCAGGCGGTTTTTGTAAAGCGGGAGATCTGA
- a CDS encoding PEGA domain-containing protein: MRKSILIACIIIGVILTTFPLVSALGGTEGWIQVNCNVDGASVSFNGDYQGVISGGSLTVPVYTTGSPVKSITVEKSGYTTYSTSSVQMPEPGQTTTVYATLNPIPTPVPVNYGSIAVESQPSGAQIYFNGNYRGLAPLTINDVWPGKYTIGAELSGYEPYTTSVTVTSGFRSSVYCPMTRLDTSGSLYIISQPTGSNVYLDGVYRGTTPITLNNVAATTHIVQLDHTGYYDWKSTVDVPAGGTRTVSGTLNPMPASNTGWVYVSSSPGGATVTIDGINFGQTPASGSLKLNNIPAGDQTIALSLTGYQPYSVVTSVTANTVSEVSAILQPLAPVTANGGLSVSSTPGGANVFLDNNFIGITPLTVNNVAAGSHLLTLKLDGYQDYSTTTQVNAGATSTVSAVLPAATPTPRSPLLPVTALGALLIIVLLVRRKP, from the coding sequence ATGAGAAAAAGTATTCTTATCGCCTGTATTATTATTGGTGTTATTCTTACGACCTTTCCCCTCGTCAGCGCTCTTGGGGGAACCGAGGGCTGGATCCAGGTCAACTGCAATGTCGATGGTGCCAGCGTCAGTTTCAACGGGGATTACCAGGGGGTTATATCGGGCGGGTCCCTGACGGTTCCGGTGTACACAACCGGGTCACCGGTCAAAAGCATAACGGTAGAGAAGAGCGGGTATACCACGTATTCCACCAGTTCTGTCCAGATGCCGGAACCGGGACAGACCACGACGGTGTATGCTACCCTGAACCCGATCCCGACACCGGTGCCGGTGAATTATGGTTCGATCGCGGTTGAGTCCCAGCCATCAGGAGCACAGATCTACTTCAACGGGAATTACCGTGGCCTGGCTCCGCTGACGATCAACGATGTCTGGCCGGGGAAATATACCATCGGAGCAGAATTATCGGGATACGAGCCCTATACCACGTCAGTTACGGTTACCTCCGGTTTCCGCTCGAGCGTGTACTGCCCGATGACCCGGCTCGATACCTCTGGTTCGCTGTATATTATCTCCCAGCCAACCGGTTCCAACGTGTACCTTGATGGCGTGTACCGGGGAACTACTCCCATCACGCTCAACAACGTCGCTGCTACGACCCATATCGTTCAGCTCGATCACACGGGTTACTATGACTGGAAATCCACGGTCGATGTCCCGGCCGGGGGAACCCGGACGGTCTCCGGAACCTTAAACCCCATGCCGGCGAGCAATACCGGGTGGGTCTATGTATCTTCCAGTCCCGGTGGCGCTACCGTGACTATTGATGGTATCAATTTCGGCCAGACCCCGGCCTCCGGCTCGCTCAAACTGAACAATATCCCGGCCGGGGACCAGACCATTGCACTCTCGCTCACCGGGTACCAGCCATACTCTGTTGTGACAAGCGTCACTGCAAACACGGTCTCCGAAGTAAGCGCAATTCTCCAGCCGCTTGCACCTGTCACTGCCAATGGAGGACTTTCCGTCTCATCAACGCCTGGCGGTGCTAACGTCTTCCTGGACAACAACTTCATTGGTATCACGCCACTCACGGTAAATAATGTTGCTGCCGGAAGCCACCTCCTGACCCTGAAACTCGACGGGTACCAGGACTATTCAACCACGACCCAGGTAAATGCCGGTGCAACAAGCACGGTTTCTGCGGTTCTCCCGGCAGCAACCCCTACTCCCCGCTCACCCCTGCTCCCGGTAACGGCTCTCGGAGCCCTGCTCATCATTGTTCTGCTGGTGCGGCGGAAACCCTGA
- a CDS encoding archaellin/type IV pilin N-terminal domain-containing protein, with translation MKSFRNDTAFTGLEAAIVLIAFVVVAAVFSYVVLGAGFFTTQKSQEVVHTGVQQASSTLEIVGNIYGTGTPSVSIDTINFSAALAPGGTPVDFDKVVITYSNASQLETLTRIGKGGTPNPGQWSIATVQNEVTIDDVLEKGEQFDIMAKPTNAILKNDQFSLEIKPAVGAALGITRTAPASIQKVNVIY, from the coding sequence ATGAAATCATTCAGGAATGATACTGCATTCACCGGTCTCGAGGCAGCGATTGTGCTCATCGCATTCGTTGTCGTTGCGGCGGTGTTCTCGTACGTGGTGCTCGGCGCCGGGTTCTTCACTACCCAGAAGAGCCAGGAAGTTGTCCACACCGGTGTACAGCAGGCAAGCTCAACTCTCGAAATCGTAGGCAATATCTATGGTACAGGCACACCGTCAGTCTCGATCGATACCATCAATTTCTCGGCTGCATTAGCCCCTGGCGGAACACCGGTTGACTTTGACAAGGTGGTAATTACTTACAGTAATGCATCTCAACTCGAAACACTGACCCGCATAGGTAAGGGAGGTACACCGAATCCAGGACAATGGTCCATTGCCACGGTCCAGAACGAAGTTACTATTGACGATGTTCTCGAAAAAGGGGAACAATTCGACATTATGGCCAAGCCAACCAATGCAATTCTCAAGAACGATCAGTTCTCGCTGGAGATCAAACCGGCCGTTGGGGCGGCACTCGGGATCACCCGCACAGCTCCCGCGTCAATCCAGAAAGTGAATGTAATCTACTAA
- a CDS encoding PEGA domain-containing protein, which produces MTYPVPKILRGLLIIFCIAFFIAAPASAFTANSLDVTINKNGDATATFRFTLEGLIENAIPQSLLEEELKKGLTTSSEAPTLISMDRSSASLILKNFADTSDVAQGTEYRTASMNFKKAEIALHSSALSTVVSADFSPATITLTFPDGFSRQFDNIDVLPSVTHTIVDPTKAAAAAAQQNSGTLNITSSPSAVQVYMDGTYIGNAPSQFPDIPAGTHTLSFQKDGFAPVTKTITVKPGEKLKVSVGLAYAGPAPGSTTPASPGFDFTLAGFALIVCAAAGYGGYPGKKR; this is translated from the coding sequence ATGACATATCCTGTACCAAAGATTCTGCGCGGATTGCTCATTATTTTCTGCATCGCATTTTTTATCGCTGCACCGGCAAGCGCATTCACGGCCAATTCGCTGGATGTAACCATCAATAAAAATGGCGACGCAACGGCAACCTTCCGGTTCACTCTTGAGGGACTCATCGAAAATGCCATCCCGCAGTCTCTTCTCGAAGAGGAACTCAAAAAAGGGCTCACTACCAGTTCGGAAGCCCCGACCCTCATCTCCATGGACCGGTCAAGCGCCTCGCTCATCCTTAAGAATTTTGCCGACACATCCGATGTTGCACAGGGAACCGAATACCGCACCGCGTCCATGAATTTCAAGAAGGCCGAGATCGCCCTCCATTCTTCTGCACTCTCGACCGTAGTATCCGCTGACTTTTCTCCGGCAACAATTACCCTCACATTCCCGGATGGGTTTTCCCGCCAGTTCGACAACATCGATGTCCTGCCATCGGTAACTCATACGATTGTCGATCCCACAAAAGCAGCTGCTGCGGCAGCACAGCAGAATTCCGGCACGCTCAATATTACCTCATCCCCATCTGCCGTTCAGGTGTACATGGACGGAACCTATATCGGCAATGCCCCGTCCCAGTTTCCCGATATACCGGCCGGGACTCATACACTCAGCTTCCAGAAAGACGGATTTGCCCCGGTAACAAAAACGATAACCGTCAAGCCGGGAGAAAAACTCAAAGTGTCTGTTGGCCTCGCGTATGCCGGTCCGGCCCCGGGCTCCACGACACCGGCCTCCCCGGGATTTGATTTTACTCTGGCAGGCTTTGCACTCATTGTCTGTGCAGCTGCAGGGTACGGCGGATATCCCGGGAAAAAACGGTAA
- a CDS encoding VTT domain-containing protein, translating into MIDALISIFLHLDQNLPLITQEYGIWTYIILFFIIFFETGFVIFPFLPGDSLLFVGGAAAAAGILDLPLLLLAIILGAVIGDTVNYWIANRLGLRLFLERFPTIVKQEHIDRTYGFFEKYGGATIFVARFVPLVRTFAPFLAGIGSMQYRRFLFYNILGAVCWALSITLLGYYAGTFSIVKENMSLLLLGVILLMAGTLTLIAVGIIKSYFLQKKGGSN; encoded by the coding sequence ATGATTGACGCTCTCATCAGCATCTTTCTGCATCTCGATCAGAACCTGCCGCTCATAACCCAGGAGTACGGCATATGGACATACATCATCCTGTTTTTCATTATTTTTTTTGAGACCGGTTTTGTTATCTTCCCGTTCCTTCCCGGAGATTCTTTGCTCTTTGTCGGGGGTGCTGCGGCAGCAGCCGGTATCCTCGACCTCCCGCTATTACTCCTCGCCATCATCCTCGGGGCGGTTATTGGCGATACCGTGAACTACTGGATTGCCAACCGGCTGGGGCTCCGTCTCTTTCTCGAACGGTTTCCCACTATCGTCAAACAGGAACATATCGACCGGACCTACGGGTTTTTTGAAAAATATGGCGGGGCAACGATCTTTGTTGCCCGCTTTGTCCCGCTCGTGAGGACATTTGCCCCCTTCCTTGCCGGGATCGGGTCCATGCAGTACCGGCGGTTCCTGTTCTACAACATCCTTGGTGCGGTCTGCTGGGCGCTCAGTATCACCCTGCTGGGATATTATGCGGGAACCTTTTCCATTGTCAAGGAGAACATGAGTCTCCTTCTCCTTGGCGTGATCCTGCTCATGGCCGGGACATTAACTCTCATTGCCGTGGGAATCATAAAATCGTATTTTCTGCAGAAAAAGGGCGGGTCCAATTAA
- a CDS encoding YqhA family protein — protein sequence MFNRFLALRYISLIAVVSLFVGAAVMFLIGAARTITAILYLFIDSRELFLPEHIDQGTIASVALVQAVDAFLFALVLLIFSFGIYNLFINSSMESTLANLPSWLRISSISELKTTLLQVIIVILAVNVLEHVIIVGSAALKWETLIIPISILCLAGALLMMHASPAGHNKE from the coding sequence ATGTTTAATCGGTTCTTAGCTCTCCGGTATATCAGCCTTATCGCCGTGGTCTCATTGTTTGTCGGGGCAGCCGTGATGTTTCTCATCGGGGCTGCACGCACCATCACCGCGATCCTCTACCTGTTCATTGATTCAAGGGAACTCTTCCTCCCGGAACACATCGACCAGGGCACAATAGCATCGGTAGCACTCGTCCAGGCCGTGGATGCATTCCTCTTTGCACTCGTACTTCTCATATTCTCGTTCGGGATTTACAACCTGTTCATCAACAGTTCGATGGAGAGCACCCTGGCAAACCTTCCCAGCTGGCTCCGTATCAGCAGCATCAGCGAACTCAAGACCACGCTGCTCCAGGTAATCATCGTCATCCTGGCCGTCAATGTGCTCGAGCATGTCATCATCGTCGGTTCAGCAGCCCTGAAATGGGAAACCCTGATCATACCCATCTCCATCCTCTGTCTGGCAGGGGCTCTCCTGATGATGCACGCATCACCGGCCGGGCACAACAAGGAATAA
- a CDS encoding GHMP kinase: MPIMKIRGGDLDLVEYDFKTFAPGKDLKTLGLEKTAFLLKPKKGTIIVKAPARIHLTVLDMNRFAPDHPGGGGIGFAIRCYCIAEVSCTKKGVEIDYNRAVIVENFVAVFKKAVGYTGGFRIRVTDHEYKHVGLGSTSTVMIAVATALNEAVGSPLSNDQLRKLIGHNYVEETADGSIAFGFETGVGPAVSTHGGMAVMGDELTLVYHHTFAEKKNVYIIIPPTDISSAGTQEFDLLMNRARTLDYRDRELKAYLFLMDLIPALEEDDLKKIGNVIWEIEFRGSKRAEVEHHSFEIYHYMSQLREAGLEFVGMSSVGPSIAVVTALDRKKLEALLKPLGLKIAIATKADNHGLVMSHRQ, encoded by the coding sequence ATGCCGATCATGAAGATTCGCGGGGGGGATCTTGACCTTGTGGAATACGATTTCAAGACGTTTGCCCCCGGTAAGGACTTAAAAACCCTTGGCCTTGAGAAGACGGCCTTCCTGCTCAAGCCAAAGAAAGGGACCATTATCGTAAAAGCCCCGGCCCGCATCCATCTCACGGTTCTCGACATGAACCGTTTTGCCCCGGACCATCCCGGCGGAGGCGGCATAGGGTTTGCTATCCGGTGTTACTGCATTGCGGAAGTCAGCTGCACCAAAAAGGGTGTGGAGATCGATTACAACCGTGCGGTGATCGTGGAAAATTTCGTTGCCGTCTTCAAAAAAGCGGTGGGCTACACCGGAGGATTCCGGATCCGGGTGACTGATCACGAGTACAAACATGTTGGACTCGGCTCTACGAGCACAGTGATGATCGCTGTCGCAACCGCTCTCAACGAGGCTGTGGGCTCCCCGCTCTCGAATGACCAACTCCGAAAACTGATCGGGCATAACTATGTCGAGGAGACGGCCGATGGTTCCATTGCATTCGGGTTCGAGACCGGTGTCGGCCCGGCAGTCAGCACCCATGGCGGAATGGCCGTGATGGGCGACGAGCTTACGCTCGTCTATCATCACACCTTTGCTGAAAAGAAAAACGTGTACATCATCATCCCCCCGACCGATATATCCTCGGCGGGAACCCAGGAATTCGACCTGCTCATGAACCGGGCCCGGACCCTGGATTACCGCGACCGCGAGCTCAAGGCGTACCTCTTCTTAATGGACCTCATCCCTGCCCTTGAAGAGGATGACTTAAAAAAGATCGGGAATGTCATCTGGGAGATCGAGTTCCGGGGATCGAAACGTGCCGAAGTCGAGCATCACAGTTTCGAGATCTACCATTACATGAGCCAGCTCCGGGAAGCGGGTCTCGAATTTGTCGGCATGAGTTCGGTCGGCCCTTCCATTGCGGTCGTGACCGCACTTGACCGGAAAAAACTGGAAGCCCTGCTCAAACCCCTTGGCCTCAAAATCGCCATTGCCACAAAAGCCGACAATCACGGGCTGGTCATGTCACACCGGCAATAA
- a CDS encoding DUF2148 domain-containing protein, whose product MTPEQNAVLTVADLMALAARTAPKGKGVDTLEIRVLPKRDMKRLATRLEQLGKERNIGFFLRDAKNIEASDACVIIGAAGDRPAGVNCGACGYATCAELEMARKDKKMLSTPFDGPNCAVRMTDLGIAIGSAVKTAQIHNVDNRIMYSGGVAAMDLGLLGKECTVAYAIPLSATGKNIFFDRVSAK is encoded by the coding sequence ATGACTCCGGAACAGAACGCAGTGCTGACCGTTGCCGACCTTATGGCGCTTGCTGCACGAACCGCCCCGAAAGGAAAGGGCGTGGACACGCTTGAGATCCGCGTTCTCCCGAAACGGGATATGAAAAGACTTGCCACACGACTCGAACAGCTGGGAAAAGAGCGAAACATCGGTTTCTTCTTAAGGGATGCAAAGAATATCGAGGCATCGGATGCCTGCGTTATCATCGGGGCAGCCGGGGACAGGCCGGCCGGGGTCAACTGCGGGGCCTGCGGGTATGCCACATGTGCGGAACTGGAAATGGCCCGCAAAGATAAAAAAATGCTTTCAACGCCGTTCGATGGCCCGAACTGCGCTGTCCGTATGACAGACCTTGGGATTGCCATAGGATCCGCAGTCAAGACCGCCCAGATCCACAACGTGGACAACCGGATCATGTACTCCGGCGGAGTGGCCGCAATGGATCTCGGCCTTCTCGGGAAAGAATGCACGGTGGCCTATGCCATCCCGCTTTCGGCCACCGGGAAAAACATTTTCTTTGACCGGGTTTCTGCAAAATAA
- a CDS encoding hotdog fold thioesterase: protein MSGIHEASLGTADKSVMAFNESEFAKLLGMTVTSARDGFAEVVMDCTGKKNPHGVAHGGAIFALADQAFGIAANCGGKDRVAVSVHIHYIAPASGALVARAMLAADNGKYSTYRVVVHEGERLIAEFEGVSLQVSPPV, encoded by the coding sequence ATGTCAGGGATCCATGAAGCATCTTTGGGAACTGCCGATAAGAGTGTCATGGCATTTAACGAGAGCGAATTTGCAAAACTTCTCGGAATGACGGTCACCAGTGCACGGGACGGGTTTGCGGAGGTGGTCATGGACTGCACGGGAAAGAAGAACCCGCATGGCGTAGCCCACGGAGGTGCAATCTTTGCCCTTGCAGACCAGGCATTCGGTATTGCAGCAAACTGCGGGGGAAAAGACCGGGTAGCCGTCTCCGTGCATATCCATTACATTGCTCCTGCTTCCGGTGCTCTTGTGGCCCGGGCAATGCTGGCTGCCGACAACGGGAAATATTCCACGTACCGGGTTGTCGTGCACGAGGGCGAACGGCTCATTGCCGAGTTTGAAGGCGTGTCCCTGCAGGTCAGTCCCCCGGTATAG
- a CDS encoding glycosyltransferase, with translation MISVIIPTFNEEENIAQCLVSLCHQTVPRADYEIIVVDGGSKDATCEIARKYADKVFTQTSKKVGGARNDGVKEAKGDIIATTDADCILPPDWIKRIGEDFKNPSVVQLYGPVYPIEEGIGNQFSLFLANTFSRIGYYSRTFYYTLGCNTAFRKDAFEKAGMYRCIDAGDDLEIAMRLKDLGKIRFDGKLKVGFSMRRYQKFGTFQSLYEWIYIVADGGENEKYSYTQKEYK, from the coding sequence ATGATCTCGGTCATCATCCCCACCTTCAATGAAGAAGAAAATATTGCCCAGTGCCTTGTTTCCCTCTGCCACCAGACCGTTCCGCGGGCAGATTACGAGATCATTGTTGTTGACGGCGGGTCGAAGGACGCAACCTGCGAGATAGCCAGGAAATACGCAGACAAGGTCTTTACCCAGACCAGCAAAAAAGTCGGCGGCGCCCGGAACGACGGGGTAAAAGAAGCAAAGGGAGATATCATCGCAACAACCGATGCCGACTGCATCCTTCCGCCGGACTGGATCAAACGGATCGGCGAGGATTTTAAAAATCCCTCGGTTGTCCAGCTCTATGGCCCGGTCTACCCGATCGAGGAAGGAATCGGCAACCAGTTCTCCCTGTTCCTTGCCAACACATTCTCCCGGATTGGCTACTACAGCCGCACCTTCTATTACACGCTCGGGTGCAACACGGCATTCCGCAAGGATGCGTTTGAAAAAGCCGGCATGTACCGCTGCATCGATGCCGGTGACGATCTCGAGATCGCCATGCGGCTGAAAGATCTGGGAAAGATCCGGTTTGACGGAAAACTCAAGGTTGGTTTCTCAATGCGGCGGTACCAGAAATTCGGGACATTCCAGTCCCTGTATGAGTGGATCTATATTGTTGCGGACGGTGGGGAGAACGAGAAATACTCCTACACCCAGAAAGAATACAAGTAA